One Glycine max cultivar Williams 82 chromosome 6, Glycine_max_v4.0, whole genome shotgun sequence DNA segment encodes these proteins:
- the LOC100779962 gene encoding probable aldo-keto reductase 2, with amino-acid sequence MARVGRMKLGSEGMEVSMQGLGCMGMSAFYGPPKPEPDMIALIHHAIQSGVTLLDTSNVYGPHTNELLLGKALKGGMRQNVELATKFGINIAEGKREARGDPAFVRESCYGSLKRLGIDCIDLYYQHRVDTRVPIEVTIGELKKLVKEGKIKYIGLSEASASTIRRAHAVHPITAVQLEWSLWSRDVEEEIVPTCRELGIGIVAYSPLGRGFLSSGTKLLENLTKEDYRQRLPRFQPENLEQNKTIFERIDELAAKKRCTPSQLALAWVHHQGKDVCPIPGTTKLKNFEENIGALSVKLTPEEMAELESFAAVDAVKGDRYGDDGFSLWQNSDTPPLSSWKAAL; translated from the exons ATGGCGAGAGTGGGTAGAATGAAACTGGGTTCAGAAGGGATGGAAGTGTCTATGCAGGGTCTTGGGTGCATGGGCATGTCTGCATTCTACGGTCCTCCAAAGCCTGAACCCGATATGATTGCTCTTATCCACCATGCCATCCAAAGTGGTGTCACTCTTCTTGACACTTCTAATGTCTATGGCCCTCACACCAACGAACTCCTTCTAGGAAAG GCTTTGAAGGGAGGGATGAGACAGAATGTTGAATTGGCTACCAAGTTTGGAATCAACATAGCTGAAGGGAAACGGGAGGCCCGTGGTGATCCAGCATTCGTGAGGGAATCTTGTTATGGCAGCTTAAAGAGACTTGGTATCGATTGCATCGATCTCTATTACCAACATCGTGTTGATACTCGTGTGCCTATTGAAGTCACG ATTGGAGAGCTTAAAAAACTTGTTAAGGaggggaaaataaaatacattggTCTGTCTGAGGCCTCGGCGTCAACAATCCGAAGAGCACATGCAGTTCATCCGATAACAGCTGTTCAGTTGGAGTGGTCGCTATGGTCAAGAGATGTAGAGGAGGAAATAGTTCCAACGTGCAG GGAACTTGGTATTGGAATTGTTGCATATAGTCCTCTTGGACGAGGATTCTTGTCATCGGGAACAAAGTTGCTTGAGAATCTGACAAAAGAAGACTACCGGCAG AGACTGCCTAGATTTCAACCTGAAAATTTGGAGCAGAATAAGACTATATTCGAGAGGATTGATGAACTGGCTGCAAAAAAAAGATGTACACCATCTCAGCTTGCATTAGCTTGGGTTCATCACCAAGGAAAAGACGTTTGCCCTATTCCCGGAACCACCAAACTTAAGAACTTTGAGGAGAACATTGGGGCATTGTCTGTCAAACTAACACCCGAAGAAATGGCAGAACTCGAGTCCTTCGCTGCCGTAGATGCTGTCAAGGGTGATAGGTATGGCGATGATGGTTTTTCTTTATGGCAGAACTCTGATACCCCACCACTTTCTTCTTGGAAAGCTGCATTATGA
- the LOC100779078 gene encoding probable aldo-keto reductase 2 → MARVGRMKLGSEGFEVSMQGLGCMGMSAFYGPPKPEPDMIALIHHAVQSGVTFLDTSDVYGPHTNELLLGKALKGGVRKKVELATKFGISYPEGKWEIRGDPAYVRDACEGSLKRLGIDCIDLYYQHRIDTRVPIEVTIGELKKLVEEGKIKYIGLSEASASTIRRAHAVHPITAVQLEWSLWSRDVEEEIVPTCRELGIGIVAYSPLGRGFLSLGTKLLENLAQDDFRQTLPRFQPENLEQNKIIFARVNELAAKKRCTPSQLALSWVHHQGKDVCPIPGTTKLENFNQNIGALSVKLTPEEMAELESLAALDAVKGDRYADDGLSTWKDSETPPLSSWKAA, encoded by the exons ATGGCGAGAGTGGGTAGAATGAAACTTGGTTCAGAAGGGTTTGAAGTGTCTATGCAGGGACTTGGGTGCATGGGCATGTCTGCATTCTATGGTCCTCCTAAGCCAGAGCCCGATATGATTGCACTCATCCACCACGCCGTCCAAAGCGGTGTCACTTTTCTTGACACTTCTGATGTCTATGGCCCTCACACCAATGAACTCCTTCTGGGAAAG GCTTTGAAGGGAGGGGTTAGAAAGAAGGTTGAATTGGCTACCAAGTTTGGAATCAGCTATCCTGAAGGGAAATGGGAGATCCGTGGTGATCCAGCATACGTGAGGGATGCTTGTGAGGGCAGTTTAAAGAGGCTTGGTATCGATTGCATCGATCTCTATTACCAACATCGTATTGATACTCGTGTGCCTATTGAAGTCACG ATTGGGGAGCTTAAAAAACTTGTTGAGGAAggcaaaataaaatacattggTCTGTCTGAGGCCTCGGCTTCAACAATCAGAAGAGCACATGCAGTTCATCCGATAACAGCTGTGCAGTTGGAGTGGTCACTATGGTCAAGAGATGTGGAGGAGGAAATAGTTCCAACATGCAG GGAACTTGGTATTGGAATTGTTGCATATAGTCCTCTTGGGCGAGGATTCTTGTCATTGGGAACAAAGTTGCTTGAGAATTTGGCACAAGATGACTTCCGGCAG ACTCTGCCTAGATTTCAACCTGAAAATTTGGAGCAGAACAAGATAATATTCGCAAGGGTTAATGAACTGGCTGCAAAGAAGAGATGTACACCATCTCAGCTTGCATTGTCCTGGGTTCATCACCAAGGAAAAGATGTGTGCCCTATTCCTGGAACCACCAAACTTGAGAACTTCAATCAGAACATTGGGGCTTTGTCTGTCAAACTAACACCAGAAGAAATGGCGGAACTTGAGTCCCTTGCTGCTCTAGATGCTGTCAAGGGTGATAGATATGCGGATGATGGTTTATCTACGTGGAAGGACTCTGAAACTCCACCACTTTCTTCTTGGAAAGCTGCATGA
- the LOC100798716 gene encoding LOW QUALITY PROTEIN: toll/interleukin-1 receptor-like protein (The sequence of the model RefSeq protein was modified relative to this genomic sequence to represent the inferred CDS: deleted 1 base in 1 codon; substituted 1 base at 1 genomic stop codon) — MRTYDVFVSFRSEDTRNNFTGFLFQALSRKGIDAFKDDKDLKKGESIAPELLQAIEGSCLFVVVFSKNYASSTWCLRELAEICNCIETSQRRVLPIFYDVDPSEVRKQSGYFEKAFAEHEKRFKEDKKKMQEVQGWREALKKXQVTNLSGWDIRNKPQCAEIEEIVEKIKYILGQNFSSLPNDDLVGMKSRVEELAQLLCLGSVNDVQVVGISGLGEIEKTTLGRALYERISHKYALCCFIDDVNKKN, encoded by the exons ATGAGGACATATGATGTATTTGTGAGCTTCCGCAGTGAAGACACACGCAACAACTTCACTGGTTTTCTTTTCCAAGCTCTCTCTAGAAAAGGCATTGATGCCTTCAAAGATGACAAAGATCTCAAGAAAGGTGAATCCATAGCACCAGAGCTGCTACAAGCCATTGAAGGATCTTGCCTTTTTGTCGTGGTCTTTTCGAAGAACTATGCTTCCTCAACTTGGTGTTTGCGGGAACTGGCAGAGATCTGTAATTGCATTGAAACATCGCAGAGACGTGTTCTGCCTATTTTTTATGATGTTGATCCATCTGAAGTGAGAAAGCAGAGTGGATATTTTGAGAAAGCCTTTGCTGAACATGAGAAGAGATtcaaagaagataaaaagaagATGCAGGAAGTACAGGGATGGAGAGAAGCTCTGAAA AAGTGACAAGTGACCAATCTCTCTGGTTGGGATATTAGAAATAA GCCACAATGCGCGGAGATTGAAGAAATTgttgaaaagataaaatatatattgggTCAAAACTTTTCTAGTCTTCCAAACGATGATTTAGTCGGGATGAAATCTCGTGTTGAAGAATTAGCACAGCTTTTGTGTTTAGGGTCAGTTAATGACGTCCAAGTTGTCGGAATTAGTGGGTTGGGGGAAATAGAAAAGACAACTCTTGGTCGTGCTTTATATGAAAGAATCTCTCATAAATATGCTTTGTGTTGTTTTATTGatgatgtaaacaaaaaaaattag
- the LOC100780853 gene encoding NAD(P)H dehydrogenase (quinone) FQR1: protein MAVKIYIVYYSMYGHIEKLAKKVQEGVNSVEGAEATLWQVPETLPSEELAKLRALPKSIVPIIHPNQLPEADSFIFGFPTRFGMMAAQFKAFLDSTEELCKTQRLAGKSAGIITSTSSQGGGQETTVLTAITPLAHHGMIFVPFGIRFAYSNEFGNVKEVKGGSPYGAGTYAETEGPTSIESMHAFDHGYYFANITKQLKEATA from the exons ATGGCTGTCAAAATTTACATTGT GTACTATTCAATGTATGGGCATATAGAAAAACTAGCAAAGAAAGTACAGGAAGGGGTTAACTCTGTAGAAGGTGCTGAGGCCACACTATGGCAG GTACCTGAAACACTGCCATCTGAGGAGCTTGCTAAGCTGAGAGCATTACCCAAGAGTATTGTACCAATTATTCACCCCAATCAGCTCCCTGAGGCTGATAGTTTTATCTTTGGCTTCCCAACAAGATTTGGAATGATGGCTGCTCAGTTTAAGGCTTTTCTAGATTCAACTGAAGAACTGTGTAAAACACAACGGCTTGCAGGCAAATCCGCTGGAATCATCACCAGCACCAGTTCCCAAGGTGGTGGACAAGAGACTACAGT GCTTACTGCTATCACCCCGCTGGCTCATCATGGAATGATATTTGTTCCATTTGGAATAAGATTTGCATACAGTAATGAGTTTGGCAATGTGAAGGAAGTGAAAGGTGGAAGTCCATATGGTGCAGGAACTTATGCTGAAACAGAGGGGCCAACTTCCATAGAGTCGATGCATGCATTCGACCATGGATATTACTTTGCCAACATCACAAAGCAGCTCAAGGAAGCTACTGCATAA